Proteins encoded within one genomic window of Tabrizicola piscis:
- a CDS encoding TRAP transporter substrate-binding protein, translated as MKLRTTLAALLATAALSSAAFAECELTLKSSDTHPDGYPTVAAVQKMGEMLKERSGGRICIDVFHSAQLGEEKDTIEQTKFGVIDLNRVSMGPFNNEIEETKVVSLPFIFRSVDHMHKVMDGDIGAEIAAAFEPHGFVALAFYDGGSRSFYNSKKPITSIEDLAGMKVRVMQSDVFVDMMTALGANATPMPYGEVYSGIQTGVIDGAENNWPSFESSGHYEVAGYYTLNEHLIVPEVLVMSKVSWDKLSPEDQELVRAAARESMPINRELWAAREKESEDKVRAAGVQVIDNIDKTPFIEAMVPVYEKHANTPKLQDLVTRIQAVE; from the coding sequence ATGAAACTCAGAACCACTCTGGCCGCCCTGCTGGCCACCGCCGCCCTGTCCAGCGCGGCCTTTGCCGAATGCGAGTTGACGCTGAAATCGTCCGACACCCACCCAGACGGCTACCCGACGGTCGCCGCCGTGCAAAAGATGGGCGAGATGCTCAAGGAACGCTCGGGCGGGCGGATCTGCATCGACGTGTTCCACTCGGCGCAGCTGGGCGAGGAAAAGGACACCATCGAGCAGACCAAGTTCGGCGTCATCGACCTGAACCGTGTGTCCATGGGCCCGTTCAACAACGAAATTGAAGAGACCAAGGTTGTTTCCTTGCCCTTCATCTTCCGGTCGGTCGATCACATGCACAAGGTGATGGACGGCGACATCGGGGCCGAGATCGCGGCCGCTTTCGAACCGCACGGCTTTGTCGCGCTGGCCTTCTATGATGGCGGCAGCCGCAGCTTCTACAACTCCAAGAAGCCCATCACCTCGATTGAGGATCTGGCGGGGATGAAGGTGCGCGTCATGCAATCCGACGTCTTCGTCGACATGATGACTGCCCTTGGTGCCAACGCCACCCCGATGCCTTATGGCGAGGTTTACTCCGGCATCCAGACCGGGGTCATCGACGGGGCGGAAAACAACTGGCCATCGTTCGAATCCTCGGGTCATTACGAGGTTGCGGGGTACTACACGCTGAACGAACATCTGATCGTGCCAGAAGTGCTGGTCATGTCCAAAGTCAGCTGGGACAAGCTTTCGCCTGAAGATCAGGAACTTGTCCGCGCCGCCGCCCGGGAGTCGATGCCGATCAACCGCGAGCTTTGGGCCGCGCGCGAGAAAGAGTCGGAAGACAAGGTTCGTGCTGCCGGTGTTCAGGTCATCGACAACATCGACAAGACCCCGTTCATCGAGGCGATGGTGCCGGTCTACGAAAAGCACGCCAACACGCCGAAACTGCAAGACCTCGTGACCCGCATTCAAGCGGTCGAGTGA
- a CDS encoding TRAP transporter small permease — translation MQDVMERVARVLGHVATAALWVAGTALVLMTGVIAAQVVFRYGLNSSLIWSEPFAVILMGWFIFLGAAVGIREGYHLSFDILIILLPPRAKLWLFSISDIAVTGFGVGMVWFGSQLAGSAWDIKLPSIGISGAIDFAPIVGGGVLIVLFSLERLARRAAGLPTQRFGDAPAEV, via the coding sequence GTGCAGGACGTGATGGAACGGGTGGCCCGCGTTCTGGGCCATGTGGCGACCGCTGCCCTATGGGTTGCCGGGACGGCGCTGGTCCTGATGACCGGTGTGATCGCCGCGCAAGTGGTCTTTCGCTATGGCCTCAACTCCTCGCTCATCTGGAGCGAGCCGTTTGCCGTCATCCTGATGGGCTGGTTCATCTTTCTTGGCGCCGCCGTGGGGATTCGGGAAGGATATCACCTGTCCTTTGACATCCTGATCATCCTCTTGCCACCACGGGCAAAGCTTTGGCTGTTTTCCATCTCGGACATTGCGGTCACCGGCTTTGGTGTTGGCATGGTCTGGTTCGGCAGCCAGTTGGCCGGGTCAGCCTGGGACATCAAGCTGCCGTCGATTGGCATCAGCGGCGCCATCGACTTTGCCCCCATCGTGGGCGGAGGTGTCCTGATCGTCCTGTTCTCGCTGGAACGGTTGGCGCGACGGGCGGCGGGTTTGCCAACCCAGCGCTTCGGCGATGCCCCGGCCGAGGTGTAA
- a CDS encoding TRAP transporter large permease produces MELWILFGTFATLLLIGTPVAFCLGIASFATVLYMELPPIVVFQRLNSGVSVFALMAIPFFIFAGELMVRGDIARRLVALAGGLVGHMRGGLGQVNISASVLFGGISGSAAADASAIGGLMIPQMKERGYGVDYAVNVTVVSSIIALMIPPSHNMIIYSIAGGGRISIADLFTAGILPGLVLALSLMVAAWLVAAKRGYPTDRFPGWGAVGGLFLNAIPGILLIAIIFVGVRSGVFTASESSCVAAVYALLVTVLAYRTMDWKNFVAATFAAVRTTAMVLMVIGCAAAFGWLLAILKVPTTMIEVMKGVSDNPIVILLLINLLLLFLGTFMDMSPLIVITTPIFLPVATAFGVDPVHFGVIMVLNLGIGLCTPPVGAVLFVGCAVGRIGVGQVLKTIWPFYGAAFATLMLVTYIPGLSLWLPSLFR; encoded by the coding sequence ATGGAACTCTGGATCCTCTTCGGCACCTTCGCCACGCTTCTGCTGATCGGCACACCAGTCGCCTTCTGCCTTGGCATCGCGTCCTTCGCGACCGTCCTTTACATGGAGCTTCCGCCCATCGTCGTCTTCCAGCGCCTGAACTCCGGCGTGTCAGTCTTTGCGCTGATGGCGATCCCGTTCTTCATCTTCGCGGGTGAGTTGATGGTCCGGGGGGACATCGCCCGCCGTCTGGTCGCCCTCGCCGGGGGACTCGTCGGCCATATGCGCGGTGGCCTTGGTCAGGTAAACATCTCGGCCTCGGTGCTGTTTGGCGGCATTTCGGGGTCTGCTGCCGCTGACGCTTCGGCCATCGGCGGGTTGATGATCCCGCAGATGAAGGAGCGCGGTTATGGAGTGGACTATGCGGTCAACGTGACCGTCGTGTCGTCGATCATCGCGCTGATGATCCCGCCCAGCCACAACATGATCATCTACTCCATCGCCGGGGGTGGGCGGATCTCCATCGCTGACCTGTTCACCGCCGGAATCCTGCCCGGGTTGGTGCTTGCCCTGTCGCTTATGGTGGCCGCATGGCTGGTGGCGGCCAAGCGGGGCTATCCGACAGATCGCTTCCCCGGCTGGGGCGCTGTTGGCGGGTTGTTCCTGAACGCCATCCCCGGCATCCTGCTGATCGCGATCATCTTTGTCGGCGTCCGCTCCGGTGTGTTCACCGCCTCTGAATCCAGCTGCGTCGCCGCTGTCTATGCCTTGCTGGTGACAGTGCTCGCCTACCGCACGATGGATTGGAAGAACTTCGTCGCTGCCACCTTCGCCGCTGTCCGCACCACAGCGATGGTGCTGATGGTCATCGGCTGCGCTGCGGCCTTCGGCTGGCTTCTGGCGATCCTCAAGGTCCCGACCACGATGATCGAGGTCATGAAGGGCGTCTCTGACAACCCCATCGTGATCCTCCTTCTCATCAACCTCCTGCTGCTGTTCCTTGGCACTTTCATGGACATGTCGCCCCTGATCGTGATCACCACCCCGATCTTCCTGCCCGTCGCCACCGCCTTTGGCGTCGACCCGGTGCATTTCGGGGTAATCATGGTGCTGAACCTTGGCATCGGGCTGTGCACGCCGCCCGTGGGCGCGGTGCTCTTCGTCGGCTGCGCAGTTGGCAGGATCGGGGTCGGGCAGGTGCTCAAGACGATCTGGCCCTTCTACGGTGCCGCCTTCGCCACGTTGATGCTTGTCACCTACATCCCCGGGCTGTCGCTTTGGCTGCCCTCACTGTTCCGGTAG
- a CDS encoding cupin domain-containing protein, whose protein sequence is MPYPIVTTGPGVTRKVLSDHPDLMVVAFRFTKGAEGALHSHPHVQATYVASGRFAFTVDGQDREVGPGDSFVIPSGAVHGCRCLAAGELIDSFTPRRDDFL, encoded by the coding sequence ATGCCCTATCCCATTGTCACCACCGGCCCCGGCGTCACCCGCAAGGTCTTGTCCGACCACCCGGACTTGATGGTCGTCGCCTTCCGTTTCACCAAAGGGGCCGAAGGGGCCTTGCACAGCCACCCTCATGTGCAGGCCACCTACGTCGCATCAGGCCGCTTTGCCTTCACCGTGGACGGGCAGGACCGCGAGGTTGGCCCGGGCGACAGTTTCGTGATCCCCAGCGGTGCCGTCCACGGCTGCCGCTGCCTTGCGGCTGGAGAGCTGATCGACAGCTTCACCCCCCGCCGTGACGATTTTCTTTGA
- the kduI gene encoding 5-dehydro-4-deoxy-D-glucuronate isomerase produces the protein MLTVETRPAISPSEAKGMDTTALRAAFLGEGLFATGELRLIYTHYDRMIVGGVVPGGKALVLDAVKECGTPSILDRREMGIVNVGGPGTVSAAGQTYAMEKGDVLYLGRGLGPVTFAGDARFYITSAPAHASLAARLVRIGDAKSFTTGAPETANHRTIYQFIHPEVMESCQLVLGYTQFHGGSVWNTMPAHLHDRRMEAYFYFDLAPDARVFHMMGEPQETRHLVVANEQAVVSPPWSIHCGAGTGSYTFVWAMAGDNVDYRDVDMVGMETLR, from the coding sequence ATGCTTACCGTTGAAACCCGGCCCGCCATCTCACCGTCCGAGGCGAAGGGCATGGACACTACCGCTCTGCGCGCCGCCTTCCTTGGCGAGGGCCTTTTTGCCACGGGTGAACTGCGACTGATCTACACCCATTATGACCGGATGATTGTTGGCGGGGTCGTCCCCGGCGGCAAAGCCCTTGTCCTTGACGCGGTCAAGGAATGTGGCACCCCCAGCATCCTTGATCGCCGGGAAATGGGGATCGTCAATGTCGGCGGACCCGGCACCGTATCGGCGGCAGGCCAGACCTACGCGATGGAGAAAGGCGATGTCCTTTACCTTGGTCGCGGGCTTGGCCCGGTCACCTTCGCCGGCGATGCGCGGTTCTACATCACCTCTGCCCCCGCCCATGCCAGCCTTGCCGCGCGGCTGGTGCGGATTGGGGATGCAAAATCCTTCACGACAGGTGCGCCGGAAACGGCCAACCACCGCACCATCTATCAGTTCATCCACCCCGAAGTGATGGAAAGCTGTCAGCTTGTCCTTGGCTATACGCAGTTCCATGGCGGCTCGGTCTGGAACACCATGCCCGCCCACCTGCACGACCGCCGGATGGAGGCATACTTCTACTTCGACCTCGCCCCTGACGCCCGCGTTTTCCACATGATGGGCGAACCGCAGGAAACCCGCCACCTTGTCGTGGCCAATGAACAGGCCGTCGTCTCGCCGCCTTGGTCCATCCACTGTGGCGCGGGAACCGGAAGCTATACCTTCGTCTGGGCCATGGCGGGCGACAATGTCGACTACCGCGATGTCGATATGGTCGGGATGGAGACGCTTCGGTGA
- the kduD gene encoding 2-dehydro-3-deoxy-D-gluconate 5-dehydrogenase KduD has product MTAFSLKGRNALVTGANTGIGQAIAVALAGSGARVTVAARRDCGETLSLIPGATAIRLDFTDPLAASSLFDGQDYDILINNAGTIRRADSLDFTEADWDAVMDVNLKAVFFTAQAFAKALVQRNAPGKIINIASLLSFQGGIRVPSYTAAKHGVAGLTKLLANEWAAKGINVNAIAPGYIETNNTEALRADPDRNSAILDRIPAGRWGRPEDIAGAAVFLASPAAAYIHGAILNVDGGWLAR; this is encoded by the coding sequence GTGACCGCCTTTTCCCTGAAAGGCCGCAATGCCCTCGTGACTGGCGCGAACACCGGGATCGGTCAAGCCATCGCCGTGGCATTGGCCGGGTCCGGGGCAAGGGTCACGGTCGCCGCCCGCCGTGATTGTGGGGAAACGCTTTCCCTGATCCCCGGCGCGACGGCCATCAGGCTGGATTTCACCGACCCGCTCGCGGCAAGTTCTCTCTTTGACGGTCAGGACTACGACATCCTGATCAACAACGCTGGCACCATCCGCCGCGCCGACAGTCTGGACTTCACCGAAGCCGATTGGGACGCAGTGATGGATGTCAACCTCAAGGCAGTGTTCTTCACCGCTCAGGCCTTCGCGAAGGCCCTTGTTCAGCGCAACGCGCCCGGCAAGATCATCAATATCGCCTCGCTTCTGTCGTTTCAGGGCGGCATCCGGGTGCCGTCCTACACGGCTGCAAAGCACGGGGTGGCGGGGCTTACCAAATTGCTGGCCAACGAATGGGCGGCAAAGGGCATCAACGTCAACGCCATCGCCCCGGGCTATATCGAGACGAACAACACTGAGGCCCTTCGCGCCGATCCTGACCGCAACAGCGCGATCCTGGACCGCATCCCCGCCGGGCGCTGGGGTCGCCCTGAGGATATCGCGGGTGCTGCCGTCTTCCTTGCCTCGCCCGCCGCCGCCTACATCCATGGCGCAATCCTCAACGTCGATGGAGGCTGGCTTGCCCGCTGA
- a CDS encoding mannitol dehydrogenase family protein, with amino-acid sequence MTLRRTEPAPAIGIVHLGLGAFFRAHGAIYIEEAMAASGGDWGILGVSLQRPDIRDALQPQDGLYTALELGPQGETARIVTSVTGVLVAPENPQAVLDAMADPGVRIVSLTVTEKGYCHEPATGRLDASHPDITHDLTNPLPRSAIGFLVRALDRRRLAGLPPFTVLTCDNLPGNGHLLRGLALDFACRVDPVLARWIEAEVRFPATMVDRIVPATTPEVIARVATLTGLADRAPVQHEPFRQWVVEDSFVDGHRPDLAAVGVELVADVTAHENMKLRMLNGTHSALAYLGYLAGHETIADTVADPVFARIVSNLWTREIIPAITAPTGVNLHSYADRLLERYRNPGIRHRTWQIAMDGSQKLPQRILGTLAENLVAGRESPGLILAVAAWMRYVGGLDERGQPIDVRDPMSARLRAAHASHDTLEGLVAALLGFREIFPEALSHALAPKITTAYKALISKGARRTIEELT; translated from the coding sequence ATGACCCTTCGACGGACCGAACCCGCCCCAGCCATTGGCATCGTCCACCTTGGCCTTGGGGCGTTCTTCCGTGCCCATGGCGCGATCTACATTGAAGAGGCGATGGCAGCCTCGGGCGGTGATTGGGGTATTCTTGGCGTGTCACTGCAACGCCCCGACATCCGCGATGCGCTTCAGCCGCAGGACGGCCTGTATACCGCGCTTGAACTGGGGCCGCAGGGCGAAACCGCCCGGATCGTCACATCCGTCACGGGCGTTCTTGTGGCACCTGAAAATCCGCAAGCCGTGCTGGATGCCATGGCCGACCCGGGCGTCAGGATCGTTTCGTTGACGGTCACCGAAAAGGGCTATTGCCACGAACCCGCCACGGGCCGGTTGGATGCCAGCCATCCCGATATCACCCATGACCTGACAAACCCGCTGCCCCGGTCGGCCATTGGTTTCCTCGTCCGTGCGCTCGATCGGCGGCGCCTGGCTGGCCTTCCGCCCTTTACCGTCCTGACCTGTGACAATCTTCCCGGCAATGGCCACCTGCTGCGTGGCCTTGCGCTTGACTTTGCATGCCGGGTCGATCCGGTGCTTGCCCGCTGGATCGAGGCTGAGGTCCGCTTCCCGGCAACCATGGTTGACCGCATCGTCCCTGCCACCACGCCGGAGGTGATTGCCCGCGTTGCCACCCTGACGGGGCTGGCAGACCGCGCCCCGGTGCAGCACGAACCGTTCCGTCAGTGGGTTGTCGAAGACAGTTTCGTTGATGGCCATCGCCCCGATCTGGCCGCTGTCGGGGTGGAACTGGTTGCTGACGTTACCGCCCATGAAAACATGAAACTGCGGATGCTGAACGGCACCCATTCCGCGCTTGCCTATCTTGGCTATCTTGCCGGGCACGAAACCATTGCCGATACCGTGGCCGACCCAGTCTTTGCCCGCATCGTGTCCAACCTTTGGACACGGGAAATCATTCCCGCCATTACAGCGCCGACCGGTGTGAACCTGCACAGCTATGCCGACCGCCTGCTCGAACGCTACCGCAATCCCGGCATCCGCCACCGGACCTGGCAGATCGCCATGGATGGCAGCCAGAAACTGCCCCAGCGCATCCTTGGTACGCTGGCTGAGAACTTGGTTGCCGGTCGGGAAAGCCCTGGCCTCATTCTCGCGGTCGCTGCGTGGATGCGCTATGTCGGCGGGCTTGATGAACGCGGGCAGCCGATTGACGTGCGCGACCCGATGTCTGCCCGCCTGCGCGCGGCCCACGCCAGCCACGACACGCTCGAAGGTCTGGTGGCGGCCCTTCTCGGGTTCCGCGAGATCTTCCCTGAAGCCCTGTCCCACGCCCTCGCACCCAAGATCACCACCGCGTACAAGGCCCTGATCAGCAAGGGCGCGCGCCGCACGATTGAGGAACTGACATGA
- the uxuA gene encoding mannonate dehydratase, with the protein MIESWRWYGPYDKITLAEIAQTGASGIVTSLHEIPYGEVWPSDLIATRKAEIKAAGFQWVVVESLPIHERIKRGDGDLAPLFANYRQSMANLAANGIHTICYNFMPLIDWTRTDLAAPVARGGTCLRFSAPKMAAFELQMLGRQAAEDDYPEPVRKDAAVWFQQSTEAERETLLHSIMSGLPGAYDRYDIAGLKRALKGYEGINRDDLRANYRRFLQEVIPTAEELGMRLCVHPDDPPRDLLGLPRIVSDATGIAFALDAVPARSNGLTLCAGSLGANPGNDVPAIARRFADRIHFAHLRNVRKDPDGSFEEAAHLEGDTDMVDLIDALLSEERRRRAEGREDATFPFRPDHGHELLMDIGRGTHPGYPLIGRLRGLAELRGVAAALSAVSGPVGG; encoded by the coding sequence ATGATCGAAAGCTGGCGCTGGTACGGTCCCTACGACAAGATCACCCTGGCCGAGATCGCTCAGACCGGGGCTTCGGGCATCGTGACATCGCTGCACGAAATCCCCTATGGCGAGGTCTGGCCCAGCGATCTGATCGCCACCCGCAAGGCCGAAATCAAGGCCGCGGGTTTCCAATGGGTCGTGGTGGAAAGCCTGCCGATCCACGAACGCATCAAGCGTGGCGACGGCGATCTTGCGCCGCTGTTTGCCAATTACCGTCAAAGCATGGCCAATCTAGCGGCCAATGGCATCCACACGATCTGTTACAACTTCATGCCCCTGATCGACTGGACCCGAACCGACCTTGCCGCCCCTGTCGCCCGTGGTGGCACCTGCCTGCGCTTTTCGGCACCGAAGATGGCGGCGTTTGAACTGCAAATGCTTGGCCGTCAGGCAGCTGAGGATGACTACCCGGAACCGGTCCGCAAAGACGCCGCAGTCTGGTTCCAGCAGTCAACCGAGGCAGAGCGCGAGACACTTCTCCATTCGATCATGTCCGGCCTGCCCGGCGCCTATGACCGCTATGATATCGCTGGTCTGAAGCGGGCACTGAAAGGCTACGAAGGCATCAACCGCGATGACCTCCGCGCCAACTATCGCCGCTTCCTGCAAGAGGTGATCCCCACCGCAGAAGAGCTTGGCATGCGGCTGTGCGTCCACCCCGACGATCCTCCGCGTGATCTGCTGGGCCTGCCGCGCATCGTGTCGGACGCAACCGGCATCGCCTTTGCGCTGGATGCCGTGCCCGCCCGCTCGAATGGCCTGACGCTATGTGCCGGTTCGCTTGGGGCGAACCCCGGCAATGACGTCCCCGCCATTGCCCGGCGCTTTGCTGACCGCATCCATTTCGCCCATCTGCGCAACGTCCGCAAAGACCCGGATGGCAGTTTTGAAGAGGCCGCGCATCTGGAGGGCGACACCGACATGGTCGACCTGATCGACGCGCTGCTGTCCGAAGAACGCCGCCGCCGGGCCGAGGGGCGAGAGGACGCCACCTTCCCGTTCCGCCCCGACCACGGGCATGAGCTTTTGATGGACATCGGGCGTGGCACCCACCCGGGCTATCCCCTGATCGGTCGCCTACGGGGCCTTGCCGAATTGCGCGGGGTGGCCGCTGCCCTGTCGGCTGTGTCCGGCCCTGTCGGGGGCTGA
- a CDS encoding AMP-binding protein translates to MMLPDQLGPSGHVDSFTRDNLPPQGDWPDLMLDGFAYPDWLNVGVELTDRMVDRGFGDHTALIGNGRSRTYKELTDWSNRIAHALVEDYGVRPGNRVLIRSANNPAMVACWLAATKAGAVVVNTMPMLRAGELAKIVDKARVTHALCDTRLMEELVTCQKSSRFLQTVVGFDGTANHDAELDRIALRKPVRFTPPPTGRDDVALLGFTSGTTGEPKATMHFHRDLLIIADGYAREVLAVTPEDVFVGSPPLAFTFGLGGLAVFPLRFGAAAALLEQASPANMIEIIQDHRATVCFTAPTAYRVMLKAMEEGADLSSLRAAVSAGETLPAPVYEDWIARTGKPMLDGIGATEMLHIFLTNRFDDHRPGCTGRPVTGYEARIVGPDMADLPRGEVGRLAVRGPTGCRYMADDRQRAYVRDGWNLTGDSFWQDDEGRFHFAARSDDMIISAGYNIAGPEVEAALLSHPAVLECAVVGAADEDRGQIVEAHVVLAAGQVGDALMVKLLQDHVKKVIAPYKYPRRVVFCDSLPKTQTGKIQRFRLRQG, encoded by the coding sequence ATGATGCTACCAGATCAGCTTGGCCCCAGCGGCCATGTCGACAGCTTCACCCGGGACAATCTTCCGCCACAGGGCGATTGGCCCGACCTGATGCTGGATGGCTTTGCTTATCCGGACTGGCTGAATGTCGGGGTGGAACTGACCGACCGCATGGTGGATCGGGGCTTTGGCGACCATACCGCGCTGATCGGCAATGGTCGCAGCCGGACCTACAAAGAACTGACCGACTGGTCGAACCGCATCGCCCATGCGCTGGTCGAGGATTATGGCGTCAGGCCGGGCAACCGGGTGCTGATCCGGTCAGCCAACAACCCGGCGATGGTGGCCTGCTGGCTGGCGGCGACCAAGGCGGGGGCGGTAGTGGTCAACACCATGCCGATGCTGCGGGCCGGGGAACTGGCCAAGATCGTCGACAAGGCAAGGGTCACCCATGCCCTGTGCGACACAAGGCTGATGGAGGAGTTGGTCACTTGCCAGAAGTCCAGCCGCTTTCTGCAGACCGTGGTCGGCTTTGACGGCACGGCGAACCATGACGCCGAACTGGACCGGATCGCCTTGCGCAAGCCGGTCAGGTTCACTCCGCCGCCAACCGGGCGGGATGATGTGGCGCTGCTGGGCTTTACTTCGGGCACGACGGGCGAACCCAAGGCCACGATGCATTTTCACCGCGACCTTCTGATCATCGCAGACGGCTATGCGCGCGAAGTGCTGGCCGTGACGCCCGAGGATGTGTTTGTCGGCTCGCCGCCGCTCGCCTTCACCTTTGGGCTGGGTGGTCTGGCGGTCTTTCCCTTGCGCTTCGGCGCGGCAGCGGCGCTTTTGGAACAGGCAAGCCCCGCCAACATGATAGAAATCATTCAGGACCACCGCGCCACAGTCTGCTTTACCGCGCCCACCGCCTATCGGGTGATGCTGAAGGCGATGGAGGAGGGGGCCGATCTGTCCAGCCTGCGCGCCGCCGTCAGCGCGGGCGAAACCCTGCCCGCCCCGGTCTATGAGGACTGGATCGCCCGCACCGGCAAGCCGATGCTGGACGGCATCGGCGCGACCGAGATGCTGCACATCTTCCTGACCAACCGCTTTGACGACCACCGCCCCGGCTGCACGGGCCGCCCCGTCACCGGGTACGAGGCGCGGATCGTCGGCCCGGACATGGCCGACCTGCCACGGGGTGAGGTGGGCCGCCTGGCTGTGCGCGGCCCGACCGGCTGCCGCTATATGGCCGATGACCGGCAGCGCGCCTATGTACGGGACGGCTGGAACCTGACGGGCGACAGCTTCTGGCAGGACGACGAGGGGCGGTTCCATTTTGCCGCCCGGTCCGATGACATGATCATCAGCGCCGGCTACAACATCGCCGGGCCCGAGGTAGAGGCGGCACTGCTGTCCCATCCTGCCGTGCTGGAATGCGCCGTAGTGGGAGCCGCCGATGAGGATCGCGGCCAGATCGTTGAGGCGCATGTGGTTCTGGCCGCAGGTCAGGTGGGGGATGCGCTGATGGTCAAGCTGCTGCAGGACCATGTGAAAAAGGTCATCGCGCCCTACAAGTACCCGCGCCGGGTGGTGTTCTGCGACAGCCTGCCCAAGACGCAGACGGGCAAGATCCAGCGGTTCCGTTTGCGGCAGGGTTAG
- a CDS encoding RidA family protein translates to MTDTALQFLHPSHWKPAKGYSNGVAASGRMVFTGGIIGWNADQVFESDDFVAQVEQALKSIVEVLACAGAGPEHLVRLTWYVTDKREYLDSLKDLGQIYKAVIGRHYPAMALVQVVALVEDRAKVEIEATAVIPA, encoded by the coding sequence ATGACCGATACCGCCCTGCAATTTCTGCACCCGTCACATTGGAAACCCGCCAAGGGCTATTCCAACGGCGTCGCGGCGTCAGGCCGGATGGTCTTTACCGGCGGGATCATCGGCTGGAACGCGGATCAGGTCTTTGAGTCCGACGATTTCGTGGCCCAAGTCGAACAGGCGCTGAAAAGCATCGTCGAGGTGCTGGCCTGTGCCGGGGCGGGGCCGGAACACCTTGTCCGGCTGACGTGGTATGTCACCGACAAGCGGGAGTATCTGGACAGCCTGAAGGACCTTGGCCAGATCTACAAGGCGGTGATCGGGCGGCATTATCCGGCGATGGCGCTGGTGCAGGTCGTGGCGCTGGTCGAAGACCGCGCCAAGGTGGAGATCGAGGCGACGGCGGTGATCCCTGCCTGA
- a CDS encoding acyl-CoA thioesterase, giving the protein MTYSRQIRIEFNHCDPAGIVFYPRYFEMTNSVLENFFREDVGYSYHAMMADGIGVPTVRIETEFHAPSRLGDVLDWALVVERVGGSSATFRLAAQCDAQLRMTARLTLVWLSAGGRPARWPDPIRAALAAHLEDA; this is encoded by the coding sequence ATGACCTACAGCCGCCAGATCCGCATCGAGTTCAACCATTGCGACCCGGCGGGGATCGTCTTTTACCCGCGTTATTTCGAGATGACCAATTCAGTCCTTGAGAACTTCTTCCGCGAGGACGTGGGCTATTCCTACCATGCCATGATGGCTGACGGCATCGGCGTGCCGACCGTACGGATCGAGACTGAGTTTCACGCGCCATCGCGGTTGGGCGATGTGCTCGACTGGGCGCTGGTGGTCGAACGGGTTGGCGGCAGTTCCGCCACTTTCCGGCTGGCGGCGCAATGCGACGCGCAGCTTCGGATGACCGCTCGGCTGACGCTTGTCTGGCTGTCGGCTGGAGGGCGCCCTGCCCGCTGGCCCGACCCCATCCGCGCCGCATTGGCCGCGCATCTGGAGGACGCATGA